Within Caloramator mitchellensis, the genomic segment TTTCACAGGGTTAACTCTTGTTGAACCCTTCATAGAATTTTCAAGCAGCTCTTCAAAATTATTATTAAAATCTTCATCGCTAAGTCCCATATCCTTAAAGGATAATGGGATGTTCAATTTTTTGTTAAGTTCAATAACTGCCTCAATAAAATCTGGCACATCTATGATTTTTGCCAATCTGTTAAGCCTATTATTTACTTCTTCATCCATCGAATTAAATTTTAATACATATGGTAGCGCAATTGCATTCAAAAGGCCATGGGCATAGCCAAACTTCCCTCCAAAGGCATGGGAAATGCCGTGTGCCATTCCAAGCCCTACGTTTGAAAAAGCACTCCCTGCCATCGCACTGTATATGTGAACCTTTTCCCTGCTCTCGTAGTCACCTTTTTCAAATGAAAGTGGAAGAAATTTAAACAATCCCTTTACCGCACCCTCTGCTAAAACCTCTGAGTATTCGTCTATATTTTTATTTATATAGCACTCAACTGCGTGTGTTAAAGCGTCCATTCCTGTCTCTGCTACTATATTTTTAGGCATCGATAGTGTTAAAGCCGCATCTAAAATAGCCACATCAGGTATAAAGGCGTCACATTTTAGTCCAATTTTTAAATTCATGTCATCATAAGTCAAAACCGATGCCCTTGTAACCTCTGTCCCCGTTCCAGATGTTGAAGGAATTGCAATTAGTATTGTTTTTCTTCTTTTAAACGGCAGAGTCAAACTATCTGGATTTTTAATATCCAGTTCAGGGTAATCATAAAAAACAGCAGCAGCTTTTGCAACATCTATAGGTGAGCCTCCGCCTATTCCAATTACAACATCAGGGCTATATTCCTTCATTATTTCAACTGCAGCAATGACTGTATTTATTGAGGGATTCTTTTTTACGTCCTTAAATATTTGATATTGGGCACCACAGCTCTCTAATAAATTTGTTAATCTATCAATGGCTCCATTTCTAAACATCGCGCTTCCACCGGTAACAATAAATGCCCTTTTTATTTTTAATTCTTTAATCTTATCTAAAGCATCTTTACCAATTATTATGCTATTACCGTGTAATTTAAGCTCCTTCATAATTCGCAAACACCTCCTGTTTATTCATATTATAATTATACAATATTTAACAGTAGATTTTAAAGTTATTGCTGTAA encodes:
- a CDS encoding iron-containing alcohol dehydrogenase → MKELKLHGNSIIIGKDALDKIKELKIKRAFIVTGGSAMFRNGAIDRLTNLLESCGAQYQIFKDVKKNPSINTVIAAVEIMKEYSPDVVIGIGGGSPIDVAKAAAVFYDYPELDIKNPDSLTLPFKRRKTILIAIPSTSGTGTEVTRASVLTYDDMNLKIGLKCDAFIPDVAILDAALTLSMPKNIVAETGMDALTHAVECYINKNIDEYSEVLAEGAVKGLFKFLPLSFEKGDYESREKVHIYSAMAGSAFSNVGLGMAHGISHAFGGKFGYAHGLLNAIALPYVLKFNSMDEEVNNRLNRLAKIIDVPDFIEAVIELNKKLNIPLSFKDMGLSDEDFNNNFEELLENSMKGSTRVNPVKITKAQMEQLLLNIFKGIV